AAAACGTCAGCTTCAATTACCACCTCAGCACCATAAAAGTTTTGTATACAGGCCATCAGGGGATAAAGAGAAAATTTTTCTGCAGAGCTGATGGTGAGTGATGTGAGCCATTGTTGAGGGTAATAAAATGTACTCAGTATCGCCAACATAAAACCTACTATACCAAAGCAAATGATGTCGCGGCGGGCATGATAAAGAGTAATTAATATTCCTGAAGTGTGATTGCTTTTATTACTATTCCCCATGCGGCACTGTTGTGATGCCATTTATTTAACCCTCGTTGTTAAATGGTTAAAGCAACCTCCTGGTCTATTAAGTAAGATATTTTTTGTTGCTGCTTTTTTCAAATCGGCAAAAAAAGGGTTAGCGGCAAACAGACAATTTTATGTGATCTGTGTCACATAAAATTGTGTATTTGATCGCGGAATAGCGTGATTCAGGCAGTAATAAAGCGATAAGTAAAACCAGGAATTTATTATCTCATGCAAAAAAGCTTTTAGTGATAATAATCTCTCTGTAGATAATTAGCAGGAATTGCGCTTTCGTTAAGAATATTCTTCTGTTTTTTCTTTTTGTCTGCAAATAATAATGGCCTGTTCAATAAATAATCTCAAGCGGGTATTTTTATTACGCCTGGCTGACTAACCAGCTTGCTAAGCCATTGTCACACTCTCCCACCGGTCGGCCGGGCACCATCCGCGCGATTTAACGCGTTTACTTTATTAGAAGATAACCAGGTTAATCCTTAGCTAAAAAAGTCAGCTGGTTAGCCATAAGATTGCTAAGGTCAGTTTGCTATAAGCCATACGTTTTCGTTGTTAGACAGGTTGAAGTGCGACTCTTATCTTTCGTCATGATTTGTAAATTTCATGCAATGACTTGATGAGGGAGCAATTTTGGCCAGGTTACTGAATCGCTTAACAACAAAGCCCACGCACTTCACCCTTGCGCTGAAAATTGCGTTGCTCAGCGGCATGGTGGCGTTTTCCACCGCCTCTTTCGCCGATGAACCCTTAAAAGAGGGAATCACACCCGCAACGGATGCCAGCCAGATCCCGACGGCGGCGAAATTACGTAAAGATACCGTTGTGGCCGGCATCTCTGAGCCGCAGGGCATTTTTAACCCCTACTTTTTCGTTAACGGTTGGGATGAGAACGTTACTAACGTCATCTTCTCGCGCCTGATCGACTGGGATAGCCACGGCAAGCTGGTGCCGGGCCTGGCAGAGAGCTGGACCATCAGCCCGGACAATAAGGTCTACACCATCAAGCTGCGCCCCAATTTGACCTTTAGCGACGGTTCACCGCTCACCGCAGAAGATGTAGCCTTCACCTTAACCGTGCTTTATGACCCGAAATATGACGGCGATACCGATATCACGTTAGCGAATATCGCGGGCGGCGCGGAGTATAAAGCGGGCAAAGCGGAGAGCGTCAGCGGCCTGAAAGTGATCGATGCCCACACGCTGCAAGTGACCACCACCCAGCCGGGCGCGACGACGCTGGCGAAAATCGGCGGGCCAGTGCTGTCGAAAGCCTATTACGGTAAAGGGTATCAGCGCGGCAATCTCGACTATTTACGCACGCTGCACGGCAAGCCGCTCGGTAACGGGCCGTACGTCTACGACAAATACATTCCAGGCCAGGAGATCCGCTTCCACGCCAATACCCATTTCTACCGTGGTACACCGCCGACGCCGCGCTTTATCTATCGCGTGACCAACCCGTCGACCAACTTCCAGCTTTTCCAGACCGGCGAGACCGATTACGACGCGTTTACCTCGCGCCCGGATGATATTGAGCAGCTCAAAATGCTGGGCTTCGCCAATATCAACCTCTACGGCTCCAGCGACTACAGCAAAGTGGAGTTCAACGTGCATCGCCCGGCGTTGCAGGATGCGAAAGTGCGTCAGGCACTGATTTATGGCCTCGATCGCCAGAAACTGATTGATGTGGTCTATCAGGGCTACGGCAAAGTGGCGATTGAGCCGATCGCGCCCATCTCCTGGGCCTACAACGCCGATGGCGTAAACCCTTATAAGTACGATCCGGCACAGGCGAAAAAGCTGCTGGATGAAGCCGGCTGGAAACCGGGCCCGGACGGCATCCGCGTAAAAGAGGGCAAACGCCTTGAACTGACGCTGCTGGTGAGCAAAAAAGTGCTCAACGATGCGCTGATCCCTATCGCGAAAGAGAACTGGCAGCAGATTGGCGTGTTGCTGAAGCCGCAGGTGGTGGACTTCAACGCCCTGATGTCCCAGCGCAAAGCGGGCAACTATGATCTCGCCTCGTTTAGCACCAGCACGCTGAACGATCCCCATGATGGCGTCTGGGATTACTACAGCACGGAAGCGAAAGAGTCGGGCTATAACAATCCGCAGGTCGATAAGCTGATTAACGAAGGCAACGCCGAGCTGGATGTTGAGAAACGCAAACCGATCTACCACCAGCTCTATAAAGTGCTGGCCGACGATCCGCCGGTGATTCTCCTCGGCTACCGCGAGATTCTGTCGGCGAGCAGCGCCCGCGTGACCGGCTTCAAACCGGACATCTATAACGGCCTGACCGGCAGCCTGCCGGATGTCAAAATCGTTAAGTAAGACCTTCACCGCCGCCGGGAATGCCCGGCGGCGGGCATGAGAGCGTTATGGGAAACTTTATCCTCAGGCGGCTGCTGCAAACCGTGCCGATGCTGCTGCTGGCTTCACTGATCATCTTTATGCTGTTCGCCAAAACACCGGGCGACTTTATCGACGGTAATATCACCCTGACCGCCGCCCGCGCCGCTGAACTGAAAGCGATTTACGGCCTCGATCAGCCCCTTTTTACCCGCTATCTGCACTGGCTTGGCCAGCTGCTGCGCGGCGATCTCGGCTTCTCGTTGCAGTACCAGATCCCGGTCAGCCAACTGCTGAACCAGTACATCTGGAACTCCTTCCTGCTGGCAAGCATCGCGCTGGTTTTCTACTGGGGGATTGGCCTCGCGGTCGGCATTGCTTCAGCGCTGAAACCCAATTCGCTGTTTGACCACGTGGTGAGCGTGGTGGTCTTCGCCGCCATGTCCTTTCCGACCTTTTTCCTCTGCCTGCTGC
This Kosakonia cowanii JCM 10956 = DSM 18146 DNA region includes the following protein-coding sequences:
- a CDS encoding ABC transporter substrate-binding protein — its product is MVAFSTASFADEPLKEGITPATDASQIPTAAKLRKDTVVAGISEPQGIFNPYFFVNGWDENVTNVIFSRLIDWDSHGKLVPGLAESWTISPDNKVYTIKLRPNLTFSDGSPLTAEDVAFTLTVLYDPKYDGDTDITLANIAGGAEYKAGKAESVSGLKVIDAHTLQVTTTQPGATTLAKIGGPVLSKAYYGKGYQRGNLDYLRTLHGKPLGNGPYVYDKYIPGQEIRFHANTHFYRGTPPTPRFIYRVTNPSTNFQLFQTGETDYDAFTSRPDDIEQLKMLGFANINLYGSSDYSKVEFNVHRPALQDAKVRQALIYGLDRQKLIDVVYQGYGKVAIEPIAPISWAYNADGVNPYKYDPAQAKKLLDEAGWKPGPDGIRVKEGKRLELTLLVSKKVLNDALIPIAKENWQQIGVLLKPQVVDFNALMSQRKAGNYDLASFSTSTLNDPHDGVWDYYSTEAKESGYNNPQVDKLINEGNAELDVEKRKPIYHQLYKVLADDPPVILLGYREILSASSARVTGFKPDIYNGLTGSLPDVKIVK